One bacterium genomic window, GGGATCCCCTTGATCAACGGCCGGTATATCAGGCCTCTTTTGGGCTGCAGCCGGGAGAGGATTGAAACCTACCTTAAACAGCACAAACTGGCCGGGCGCAGGGATGCTTCCAACAGTTCCCCAAAGTTCTTCCGCAACCGGGTCCGCCACCAGTTGATGCCCCTGCTGGAAAATTATAATCCCCAAGTGAAGAAGGCTTTGTCCCAGCTGGCGGGGAATGTGGAGCACGATCTGGAGATCATAAATGAACAGGTTGAAAAGGCTTTTTGCTCGTGTACAAAATGCGATAAATCCAAAATAGCTATTGATTTATCAAAATTTAAGTTATATAATAAAGGGTTACAGCATAATATATTACGACACTGTTCGGAGCTGCTTTTAGGCAGGGGGGCGGTGCCGGATCTTTTGCATATCTCCACTGCCCTGGAACTGATTTACACGGGACGGACGGGGGCCAAGGTCAATTTGTCCGGCGATATCTGGATCGAGAAAACATACGGCCGGGCGGTGCTGACTGTAAGAAAAACACCACCGCTGAAGCGGGGTGCCGCTATTGCGGCAAAGGCAGAAAACAAAAATCAGATTCCGGGGCTTAAAGCCGGGGCGCTGAAGATACCGGGAACCACCAGGGCCGGAGCATATTCCATAAAAGCCCGGCTGGCCGAAAAGCGGGATGTCCGGAATATCAATAAATGCCCGCCGGATCTGGCCTGCTTCGACGCTGCCATAATGGACGGGGGTCCTCTGCAGATCGCGGGCAAAAAGGACGGGGACCGGATGATACTCTTCGGACAGAGGTCGGACAAGAAGATCAAGGACATTTTCATAGAGGCCAGGGTTCCCCAGGCCCAAAGGGCGGGCTGGCCGCTGATCCGCCGGGGAAAAACCGTGGTCTGGCTCTGCGGTATCAGGAGGTCTGATGCATACCCCGTCACGGTAAGAACCAAAAAGGTGCTATGCCTGGAGTTTCTAACCATAAAATAACGGAAACTATAAGGAATCCAGGAGGGCAGGAAAACTTTGGGTTTTATGTTTTCTAAAAATACCAAGGAGAACGGTGACAACAAAAAATCTATTGAAAGACGATAAATTCCGGGCTTCCTGGTTTCCTTATAAAAATTGCCAAGGTAGTGATAGTAGTGAATAAAGAACTGAAGACCAGCAGGGTGCTGATCTCCAAGGCCCGGATCCAATCCAAAGTGAAGCAGATGGCCCGGAAGATCTCATCCGACTATAAGGGAAAGGACCTGATCCTGGTGGGCGTGCTCCGGGGATCGTTCGTATTCATGGCCGACCTGGTGCGGGA contains:
- the tilS gene encoding tRNA lysidine(34) synthetase TilS, giving the protein GIPLINGRYIRPLLGCSRERIETYLKQHKLAGRRDASNSSPKFFRNRVRHQLMPLLENYNPQVKKALSQLAGNVEHDLEIINEQVEKAFCSCTKCDKSKIAIDLSKFKLYNKGLQHNILRHCSELLLGRGAVPDLLHISTALELIYTGRTGAKVNLSGDIWIEKTYGRAVLTVRKTPPLKRGAAIAAKAENKNQIPGLKAGALKIPGTTRAGAYSIKARLAEKRDVRNINKCPPDLACFDAAIMDGGPLQIAGKKDGDRMILFGQRSDKKIKDIFIEARVPQAQRAGWPLIRRGKTVVWLCGIRRSDAYPVTVRTKKVLCLEFLTIK